From Arachis stenosperma cultivar V10309 chromosome 2, arast.V10309.gnm1.PFL2, whole genome shotgun sequence, one genomic window encodes:
- the LOC130960889 gene encoding putative disease resistance protein RGA3 codes for MADVSSMITTLLGNLETKYFQDIALVFDLKDELEELQRLMGVLSACFSDFDTENKHTDNMWWREVRKALDDARVIFEEIEYEAKRNAVVKMKGSISTKIFIFFTCFRSPYAFRIKIANRIQDIMQKIHELISQGRESGIIEHVNTRTRELTWAKNPYTWDQFKPVGRLEEKEEIIKLLMRQQSHANNVDVISIVAMGGLGKTTLAQMIYNDDRVKEHFNMLMWACVSDAFDLRNLIRRIIHAASIYIDANSSLEHMVSLLNEMLHGKRFLLVLDDVWIKGHDKWAELKSYLLKEGSDAKSEGSKIIVTTRSKDVASIDGNGHIIELQPLSEDECWKVFANFAFKEENEEDKYPWLKQIGKQIVEKCEGLPLAAKLLGSFLFTREKFMWQEIKDAEFWKLDDNILWSPLKLSYDHLSPILKQCFSYCSCFPKGYEYNVTDLIMFWMAHGLLQPTHEGRHVEDIGNRYIMDLISSSLLQIQGPSFYDFLHLENPMPYETVKMHGVLYGLAKSTMKELDETRTIVSPWLKEEWKWASKKFNSVKALHLQHMELKVLPDDCFANMKLLRYLNLGDCILEKLPISICTLQNLQFLNLHRCHNLQELPKNMENLVSLQVLFLTVNAINLSSLNIGRFQQLKTLFLLDCVNLLSLPAAIGCLSTLRKLLIHGCDELMNFEDEDEEEKQHVEDHYLNLRVLEIVGSHKLEALPNWLKRAGKLESLRIAGTRIKSFPEWFPISSSLERLDIYSCPKLSSLPIAMDRLHRLQHLEIVDCLKLWARYNKHTGPDVHKINHVPHCKVDYYY; via the exons ATGGCTGATGTGTCTAGTATGATAACAACACTTTTGGGCAATctagaaacaaaatattttcaagacATTGCTCTGGTATTTGATCTTAAGGATGAATTGGAGGAACTTCAAAGATTAATGGGAGTCCTCTCTGCCTGTTTCTCTGACTTTGATACCGAGAACAAGCATACAGATAATATGTGGTGGAGGGAAGTCAGAAAGGCACTTGATGATGCTAGAGTCATTTTTGAGGAAATAGAGTATGAGGCAAAGCGTAATGCAGTGGTCAAAATGAAAGGAAGCATCAGCACAAAGATATTCATATTCTTCACATGCTTTAGGAGTCCATATGCATTTCGCATCAAGATAGCCAACAGAATCCAGGATATAATGCAGAAGATACATGAGCTAATATCGCAAGGAAGAGAGAGTGGAATAATTGAACATGTCAACACTCGAACTCGGGAACTCACATGGGCAAAAAATCCTTATACATGGGACCAATTTAAGCCTGTTGGTAGACTTGAAGAGAAAGAGGAGATTATAAAGTTATTAATGAGACAACAATCACATGCTAATAATGTTGATGTGATATCGATTGTTGCGATGGGAGGTTTGGGAAAGACTACACTTGCTCAAATGATTTATAATGATGATAGAGTGAAGGAGCACTTTAATATGTTAATGTGGGCGTGTGTGTCTGATGCTTTTGATTTAAGGAACTTGATACGAAGAATTATTCATGCTGCCTCAATTTATATTGATGCGAATTCTAGTTTGGAACATATGGTATCTCTTCTCAATGAAATGTTACATGGTAAGAGATTCTTACTGGTGCTAGACGATGTTTGGATTAAAGGCCACGACAAATGGGCTGAATTGAAAAGTTACTTGTTGAAGGAAGGTAGTGACGCAAAATCAGAAGGCAGCAAAATTATAGTCACAACTCGTAGCAAGGATGTTGCTTCTATTGACGGGAATGGTCATATAATCGAGTTACAACCACTTTCTGAGGATGAATGTTGGAAAGTGTTTGCAAACTTTGCATTcaaagaagagaatgaagaagaCAAGTATCCATGGCTCAAGCAAATTGGGAAACAAATTGTTGAAAAATGCGAAGGATTGCCCCTCGCTGCAAAACTTTTAGGTTCCTTCCTGTTTACCCGTGAGAAATTTATGTGGCAAGAAATAAAAGATGCAGAGTTCTGGAAACTAGATGACAATATCTTGTGGTCACCTTTGAAATTGAGCTATGATCACTTGTCACCAATATTAAAGCAATGTTTTTCATACTGCTCTTGTTTTCCAAAGGGTTATGAATACAATGTTACTGATTTGATTATGTTTTGGATGGCACATGGCCTTCTCCAACCGACACATGAAGGGCGACATGTAGAAGATATTGGAAACCGGTATATTATGGATCTTATTTCATCATCTTTGCTTCAAATTCAAGGTCCTTCTTTTTACGACTTCCTTCATTTAGAAAATCCAATGCCGTATGAGACAGTCAAAATGCATGGTGTTTTATATGGTCTTGCAAAATCAACAATGAAAGAGTTAGATGAGACCAGAACCATTGTATCACCATGGCTAAAAGAAGAATGGAAATGGGCATCCAAGAAATTCAACTCTGTAAAGGCGTTGCACTTACAACATATGGAATTGAAGGTTTTGCCTGATGATTGCTTTGCCAATATGAAGCTTTTAAGATACCTAAATCTTGGAGATTGTATTTTGGAGAAACTCCCCATTTCTATTTGCACGTTGCAAAATCTACAGTTTTTGAATCTTCATCGTTGTCACAATTTACAGGAGCTTCCCAAAAATATGGAAAATCTCGTCAGCCTTCAAGTTTTGTTTTTGACAGTCAATGCTATAAATTTGTCCTCTCTGAATATAGGGCGCTTCCAACAACTTAAGACCTTATTTCTTTTGGATTGTGTGAATCTATTGTCCCTACCGGCTGCTATCGGTTGCTTGAGTACTTTAAGGAAGCTATTGATTCATGGGTGTGATGAGCTGATGAATTTTgaggatgaagatgaagaagaaaagcaaCATGTAGAAGATCATTATTTAAACCTTAGAGTACTTGAGATTGTTGGATCACACAAGTTGGAAGCATTACCTAATTGGCTTAAAAGAGCTGGCAAATTAGAAAGTTTGAGGATAGCGGGTACAAGGATAAAATCATTCCCAGAATGGTTTCCAATCTCTTCCTCTCTTGAGAGACTAGATATCTATTCTTGTCCAAAATTGTCATCTCTCCCCATAGCCATGGATCGACTTCATCGTCTGCAACATTTAGAAATTGTTGATTGTCTCAAATTGTGGGCAAGGTACAACAAGCATACAGGTCCAGATGTGCACAAAATTAATCATGTCCCACATTGCAAG gttgattattattattga